One Lentibacillus cibarius DNA window includes the following coding sequences:
- the ilvN gene encoding acetolactate synthase small subunit → MKRVITADVQDHSGVLNRITGMLHKRQFNIESISVGKSERVGISKMTFVVNVSDDQKLEQLTKQLNKQIDVLKVKDITDHAMVARELALIKVVGSGQTRAEIQGVITPFRASLIDVSRDSLTVQVTGKPDKVEALISLLRPYGIKELARTGVTAFLRGQQPQEVTDLNTHLA, encoded by the coding sequence ATGAAACGCGTAATAACAGCTGATGTTCAGGATCATAGTGGTGTACTCAACCGAATTACTGGCATGCTCCATAAACGTCAATTCAATATTGAGAGTATTTCAGTGGGCAAATCGGAACGTGTCGGGATATCCAAGATGACATTCGTTGTCAATGTTAGTGACGATCAAAAACTGGAGCAGCTGACCAAACAGCTAAATAAGCAGATTGATGTGCTAAAAGTCAAAGATATTACTGATCATGCGATGGTGGCACGGGAGTTAGCCCTAATAAAGGTTGTAGGAAGCGGCCAGACGCGTGCTGAAATACAGGGGGTTATTACCCCGTTCCGTGCCTCTCTGATCGATGTCAGTAGGGATAGCTTGACAGTGCAGGTGACCGGGAAGCCGGATAAAGTAGAGGCACTGATCTCTCTTTTAAGACCATATGGCATCAAGGAGCTGGCGCGAACTGGTGTAACAGCATTTTTAAGAGGCCAGCAGCCACAGGAAGTTACTGATCTTAATACACATCTTGCCTGA
- the ilvA gene encoding threonine ammonia-lyase, producing the protein MDRLATVVHRTPIIRSETTNKLVGKHVYFKMENQQKTGAFKFRGASFKLMQLSNEKLKNGVIAASAGNHAQGVANAAAKLNAKATIFMPEKTPAAKVNATQAYGAEVVLTGESFQEAYEASMKRQMQTGAEYIHPFDDYDIMAGQGTVAIEMLQQEDRIDTIIVPIGGGGLISGIASAVKYKHPHVKVIGVQAAGASAMYKSYCHRQVTRLDKVSTIAEGIAVKKPGERTLPLIRRYVDDIVTVSDEEIAAATVYMLERNKTLLEGAGAAALAALFAHNSKIKSDHCGIVVSGGNMDISTLPMIQQLASKHHHSA; encoded by the coding sequence ATGGACCGATTAGCAACTGTTGTCCACCGCACACCTATAATAAGATCCGAAACGACCAATAAGTTAGTGGGAAAACATGTTTACTTTAAAATGGAGAATCAGCAAAAAACCGGTGCATTTAAATTCAGGGGCGCCAGTTTTAAACTGATGCAACTGTCGAATGAAAAGTTGAAAAATGGGGTAATTGCGGCTTCGGCAGGAAATCATGCACAGGGTGTAGCAAATGCCGCCGCGAAGCTAAACGCAAAGGCAACTATTTTCATGCCGGAAAAAACCCCTGCAGCCAAGGTCAACGCTACACAGGCGTATGGTGCAGAGGTTGTCTTGACAGGTGAATCATTTCAGGAAGCGTACGAAGCTTCGATGAAACGGCAAATGCAGACAGGTGCAGAATACATTCATCCGTTTGATGACTATGACATTATGGCGGGCCAGGGAACGGTTGCCATTGAAATGCTGCAGCAGGAAGATCGAATTGATACCATCATTGTACCAATCGGCGGTGGTGGACTGATCAGCGGGATAGCGAGTGCAGTTAAGTATAAGCATCCACACGTTAAGGTGATTGGTGTTCAGGCAGCTGGCGCATCGGCCATGTATAAAAGTTATTGTCACAGGCAAGTGACTCGTCTTGACAAGGTATCGACGATTGCTGAAGGGATTGCAGTGAAAAAGCCTGGTGAGCGGACATTGCCGCTAATAAGAAGATATGTTGATGACATAGTTACCGTTAGTGATGAAGAAATTGCCGCGGCTACCGTTTATATGTTAGAGCGGAATAAAACATTGCTTGAAGGGGCTGGCGCCGCTGCATTGGCAGCTCTGTTCGCACATAACAGCAAAATTAAATCCGATCATTGCGGCATTGTCGTTAGCGGCGGCAATATGGACATTAGCACACTCCCAATGATCCAACAGCTCGCCAGCAAACACCACCACTCAGCATAA
- the leuD gene encoding 3-isopropylmalate dehydratase small subunit, which translates to MEAIQEHQGVVVPLNRSNIDTDQIIPKQFLKRIERTGFGQFLFYNWRFDDNGNMQEDFVLNNPAYQKATILLAGENFGCGSSREHAPWSLLDYGFRVIIAPSFADIFYNNALKNGIIPVQMNEEQVQQWMKKAEKSELVLTVDLRKQIVRDDVREVPFDIPAYHRENLLNGLDEIALTLKHEAKISAFEQEAK; encoded by the coding sequence ATGGAAGCAATTCAGGAGCATCAGGGGGTCGTTGTACCGCTGAACCGGTCGAATATAGATACAGACCAAATCATCCCGAAACAATTTTTGAAGCGAATTGAACGGACAGGATTCGGTCAGTTCCTGTTTTACAATTGGCGATTTGACGATAACGGAAACATGCAGGAGGACTTCGTGCTAAATAACCCGGCCTACCAAAAGGCTACGATCCTTTTGGCAGGGGAAAACTTCGGCTGCGGATCGTCCAGGGAACATGCGCCATGGTCCCTTTTGGATTATGGGTTCCGCGTTATTATAGCGCCTAGCTTTGCGGATATTTTTTACAACAACGCACTTAAAAATGGCATTATTCCAGTTCAAATGAACGAGGAACAGGTGCAGCAGTGGATGAAGAAGGCTGAGAAATCCGAATTGGTGTTGACGGTTGATTTGCGAAAACAGATTGTTCGTGATGATGTGCGAGAAGTACCTTTCGATATCCCTGCTTATCACAGAGAGAATTTACTGAACGGATTGGATGAAATTGCGCTGACATTAAAACATGAAGCCAAAATTAGTGCGTTTGAACAAGAAGCGAAATGA
- the leuC gene encoding 3-isopropylmalate dehydratase large subunit, which produces MAKPETIIEKIWKNHLVHEEEGKPDLMYIDLHLVHEVTSPQAFEGLRLNNRTVRRPDLTYATMDHNVPTKNRNVINDDISKKQMETLRKNCSDFGITLADMFHPDQGIVHVIGPQLGLTQPGKTIVCGDSHTSTHGAFGALAFGIGTSEVEHVLATQTLWQKPPKTLNVHVEGDLGTGVTAKDLILAIISKFGVRFGTGYVIEYTGEAIRHLSMEGRMTVCNMSIEAGARAGLISPDETTIEFLRDKPNVPQGEAFDAKAAEWLSLATDEGAVYDETVTIKAEEIEPQVSWGTNPGMCVPVSGSTPIVNESENPDEVTRALDYMGLEENQPIESVAIDHVFIGSCTNSRITDLRKAASIVEGQKVNEGVRAIVVPGSFGTKLQAEKEGLDEIFKAAGFEWREAGCSMCLAMNDDIVPPGGRCASTSNRNFEGRQGNGARTHLVSPEMAAAAAIEGHFVDVRQFAANVYS; this is translated from the coding sequence ATGGCAAAACCGGAAACGATTATAGAAAAAATTTGGAAAAATCATTTAGTGCACGAAGAAGAAGGAAAACCAGACCTGATGTATATTGATTTGCATCTGGTGCATGAAGTGACGTCCCCACAAGCGTTTGAGGGATTGCGTCTGAACAACCGCACAGTCCGACGTCCTGATTTGACATACGCTACGATGGACCATAATGTGCCAACAAAAAACCGCAACGTCATCAATGACGATATTTCCAAAAAACAAATGGAAACGTTGCGCAAAAACTGTAGTGATTTCGGTATTACGCTTGCTGATATGTTTCATCCTGATCAGGGCATTGTTCATGTCATTGGTCCGCAACTTGGCTTGACGCAGCCCGGCAAAACGATTGTGTGTGGTGACAGCCATACGTCGACCCACGGAGCATTCGGGGCACTCGCTTTTGGTATCGGCACTAGCGAAGTCGAACATGTTCTGGCAACACAGACGCTATGGCAGAAGCCTCCGAAAACGCTGAATGTTCACGTGGAAGGCGACCTCGGCACAGGGGTGACTGCCAAAGACTTGATTCTAGCTATCATTTCGAAATTCGGTGTTCGATTTGGTACTGGTTATGTAATTGAATATACGGGCGAGGCCATCCGTCATTTGTCCATGGAGGGACGCATGACTGTATGCAATATGTCTATTGAAGCTGGTGCAAGAGCAGGTCTGATCAGCCCGGATGAGACGACGATAGAATTTTTGCGTGATAAACCGAACGTGCCGCAGGGGGAAGCATTTGATGCAAAAGCTGCGGAATGGCTATCCCTTGCTACCGATGAAGGTGCGGTTTACGACGAAACGGTCACGATTAAGGCGGAAGAAATCGAGCCGCAAGTATCTTGGGGCACCAATCCTGGGATGTGCGTACCGGTCAGTGGCAGTACACCGATTGTCAATGAATCGGAAAACCCTGATGAAGTTACTCGGGCGCTGGACTATATGGGGTTGGAAGAAAACCAGCCGATTGAGTCTGTTGCGATAGATCATGTGTTCATCGGATCGTGTACGAATTCCCGTATTACCGATTTGCGTAAAGCCGCCAGCATTGTGGAAGGTCAAAAAGTAAATGAAGGTGTTCGGGCCATTGTCGTACCAGGTTCGTTTGGGACAAAGTTGCAAGCTGAAAAAGAAGGACTTGATGAAATTTTCAAGGCAGCCGGGTTTGAGTGGCGTGAGGCCGGATGCAGCATGTGCTTGGCGATGAATGACGATATTGTCCCACCGGGCGGCCGCTGTGCATCTACATCAAATCGTAATTTTGAAGGACGACAAGGTAATGGCGCCCGTACGCATTTGGTCAGTCCGGAAATGGCAGCCGCTGCAGCGATTGAAGGACATTTTGTCGATGTGCGGCAATTCGCAGCAAACGTATATAGTTAG
- the leuB gene encoding 3-isopropylmalate dehydrogenase, which produces MNKHIILLPGDGIGKEIIESAVQVLNAVAGEFGHTFTLDEHAIGGAAVDNYGTPLPDATVNACQNADAILLGAVGGAKWDGLPADKRPEKGLLGIRKALGLFANLRPVKGFPSLLHASPLKEEIIAGSDILIIRELTGGLYFGTPSERRDNGHAVVDTLAYERTEMERIIDKAFQSARLRRRHLTSVDKANVLESSRLWREIVEEKKKAYPDVTVEHLLVDAAAMKLITNPNQFDVMVTENMFGDILSDEASVLTGSLGMLPSASIRSDGAGLYEPVHGSAPDIAGKGIANPLGTILSAALMLRHSFQMEAEAAAIEQAVRECLDQGYHTADLDMRGGQEVSTREMTEAVVENLTCKSVSDSICGMYV; this is translated from the coding sequence ATGAATAAACACATTATTCTGCTTCCTGGAGATGGTATTGGGAAGGAAATTATTGAATCAGCTGTACAGGTGCTGAACGCTGTGGCAGGTGAATTTGGCCACACGTTCACACTTGATGAGCATGCAATTGGTGGTGCTGCAGTTGACAACTACGGGACACCACTGCCAGATGCAACAGTTAACGCATGCCAGAACGCTGATGCCATCTTGCTAGGCGCTGTCGGTGGTGCCAAATGGGATGGGCTACCTGCTGATAAGCGACCGGAAAAAGGATTGCTCGGCATTCGTAAAGCGTTGGGACTGTTTGCTAATCTGCGCCCGGTCAAAGGATTCCCATCATTATTGCATGCATCCCCTTTAAAAGAGGAGATCATTGCAGGCAGTGATATTCTGATTATCCGGGAACTGACAGGTGGGCTTTACTTTGGTACACCAAGTGAACGGCGGGATAATGGTCATGCCGTTGTTGACACACTCGCATATGAGCGGACAGAGATGGAACGGATTATTGATAAAGCATTTCAAAGTGCCCGTTTACGTCGCCGACACCTGACTTCCGTCGATAAAGCAAATGTGTTGGAGTCGAGCCGGCTTTGGCGCGAAATTGTTGAAGAGAAAAAGAAAGCTTATCCGGATGTCACCGTGGAACACCTGCTGGTTGATGCCGCCGCGATGAAACTGATTACCAATCCAAATCAATTTGATGTGATGGTAACGGAAAATATGTTCGGTGATATTTTAAGTGATGAGGCGTCAGTTTTAACCGGATCACTCGGAATGCTGCCATCAGCAAGCATACGTTCAGATGGAGCTGGTTTATACGAACCTGTACACGGATCAGCACCGGATATTGCGGGGAAGGGGATTGCGAATCCTTTAGGCACGATTCTTTCTGCAGCGCTGATGCTTCGCCATTCGTTCCAGATGGAGGCTGAGGCAGCGGCCATTGAGCAGGCTGTTCGTGAATGTCTGGACCAAGGTTATCATACAGCAGATCTTGACATGCGAGGCGGTCAGGAAGTAAGCACCCGCGAAATGACCGAAGCTGTTGTGGAAAATTTAACGTGCAAAAGTGTCTCAGACAGCATTTGTGGTATGTATGTTTAG
- a CDS encoding 2-isopropylmalate synthase, whose translation MSRIKIFDTTLRDGEQSPGVNLNKLEKLEIAKQLERLGVDRMEAGFPASSQGDFEAVKAIAETITETSVTGLARTTKSDIDTAWEALKYAEEPRLHMFLATSPIHMTYKLKKTPEQVIDNAVSMVSYAREKFPQVEWSAEDASRSDWSFLAQIIEQVIDAGATVINLPDTVGYTTPDEYGKMFRYLRETVPNIDRVELSCHCHNDLGMAVANSIAAVENGATQVEGTINGIGERAGNASLEEVAVALRVRADYYPYSTGLKLDETKRTSDLIAKLTGMYVQANKAVIGRNAFSHEAGIHQDGVLKNKETYEIITPEMVGVTANTLFLGKHSGRHAFQDRVRELGVELSEDKLQEAFNMFKQLTDHKREFTDDDLYTILMEVQTETSAVNKYELEMFQVQYGTSNIPTATVSLTTPEGSTVQTACTGNGSVEALYKTLDSLIEEELQLTDYQLNSVGRGKDALAESHVQLSVNGETMNGRGTAQDVLEASVNAFLNAVNRYFIQAKAPKEEVVK comes from the coding sequence ATGTCACGAATTAAAATTTTTGATACGACACTAAGGGACGGCGAACAGTCACCAGGGGTCAACTTAAATAAATTGGAGAAACTTGAAATTGCCAAACAGCTTGAACGCCTTGGAGTGGATCGGATGGAGGCAGGATTCCCTGCTTCCTCCCAGGGTGACTTTGAAGCGGTTAAGGCGATTGCCGAGACCATCACAGAAACGTCGGTTACAGGACTGGCTCGTACAACCAAATCCGATATCGATACTGCTTGGGAAGCCTTGAAATATGCGGAAGAACCGCGTCTGCATATGTTTTTGGCGACGTCCCCGATTCATATGACGTATAAATTAAAAAAGACACCAGAGCAGGTAATTGACAATGCCGTCAGTATGGTCAGCTATGCCAGGGAGAAATTTCCGCAAGTGGAATGGTCAGCAGAAGATGCATCACGTTCGGATTGGAGCTTTTTGGCCCAGATCATTGAACAAGTAATTGATGCCGGCGCAACCGTTATTAACTTGCCGGATACAGTCGGCTACACGACACCAGACGAATACGGGAAAATGTTCCGCTATCTCCGGGAAACGGTCCCGAATATTGACCGGGTAGAGCTGTCATGTCATTGCCACAATGACCTGGGAATGGCTGTTGCCAATTCAATTGCGGCCGTTGAGAATGGTGCAACACAAGTAGAAGGCACGATTAATGGTATCGGTGAGCGGGCAGGAAACGCATCCCTAGAGGAAGTTGCTGTAGCATTACGTGTCCGCGCTGATTACTATCCATACAGCACTGGTTTAAAGCTGGATGAAACAAAGCGAACGAGTGATTTAATCGCTAAATTGACCGGTATGTATGTGCAGGCAAATAAAGCAGTCATTGGACGTAATGCCTTTTCCCATGAAGCTGGAATTCATCAGGATGGCGTGCTGAAAAACAAAGAAACCTACGAAATTATCACGCCGGAAATGGTCGGTGTCACGGCTAATACGTTGTTTCTCGGTAAACATTCCGGACGACATGCATTCCAGGACCGGGTTCGTGAGCTTGGTGTTGAACTATCCGAAGACAAATTGCAAGAGGCTTTCAACATGTTTAAGCAGCTGACCGATCATAAGCGGGAATTTACAGATGATGATTTGTATACGATTCTGATGGAAGTCCAGACTGAAACATCGGCAGTTAATAAATATGAGTTGGAAATGTTCCAAGTACAGTATGGAACGTCCAATATTCCAACGGCGACTGTCTCACTAACGACACCGGAAGGCAGCACAGTGCAGACAGCTTGTACAGGAAATGGAAGTGTCGAGGCGCTGTATAAGACGCTGGATTCCTTAATCGAGGAAGAATTGCAGCTTACTGATTACCAGCTTAACTCGGTTGGACGCGGCAAAGATGCGCTTGCAGAATCGCATGTGCAGCTTTCAGTCAATGGGGAGACAATGAACGGAAGAGGAACAGCACAAGACGTACTGGAAGCCTCTGTGAATGCCTTTTTAAATGCAGTCAACCGCTATTTTATTCAAGCGAAAGCGCCAAAAGAAGAAGTGGTTAAGTAA
- the ilvB gene encoding biosynthetic-type acetolactate synthase large subunit, whose amino-acid sequence MSVKVEHQLEQVEEKVTGADVLIQALVAAGVDTVFGYPGGAVLPIYDALYQNDTPFNHVLTRHEQGGVHAAEGYARVTGKPGVVLATSGPGATNLVTGITDAMMDSLPLVVFTGQVATNVIGTDAFQESDVMGITTPITKYNYQVRDLKELPRVVSEAFHIASTGRPGPVVVDIPKDISQTVTTRKDETTSCHLPGYQPNTKPNPLQIVKLADALSRSRKPLILSGAGVVFSGAADLLRQFAERNQLPVANTLHGLGSFPGTHDLSLQMAGMHGNYTANMAIYECDLLINIGARFDDRLTGNLKHFAPNAKVAHIDIDPAEIGKNVETEIPIVADAAEALRALLEKDITTLEHDAWIDTLEQNKRDYPLWYDHAEECISPQWLIKEIYRESDGKAIVTTDVGQHQMWAAQFYKFDQPKRWVTSGGLGTMGFGFPAAVGAQIGAPDELVVSVVGDGGFQMSSQELSVIKERQLPVKVIIVNNQSLGMVRQWQEKFFDERYSESIFSENPDFVKLAECYGIRGMRVEQEAELPGALAEAFHHDGPVVVDCRVVQMECVYPMIAPGKGIHEMIGVTK is encoded by the coding sequence ATGAGTGTAAAGGTTGAGCATCAATTGGAACAAGTGGAGGAGAAGGTAACCGGTGCCGATGTGCTTATTCAGGCACTGGTAGCAGCTGGTGTTGATACCGTATTTGGTTATCCGGGTGGGGCGGTGCTGCCAATCTATGATGCGCTGTATCAAAATGACACCCCGTTTAACCATGTGTTAACAAGACATGAGCAGGGAGGCGTGCATGCTGCTGAAGGTTATGCGCGTGTTACTGGTAAGCCTGGGGTTGTCCTGGCAACTTCCGGACCCGGTGCAACCAATCTAGTGACCGGGATTACCGATGCCATGATGGACTCACTGCCGCTGGTTGTCTTTACCGGTCAGGTTGCCACAAATGTTATCGGGACAGATGCATTTCAAGAATCAGATGTGATGGGCATTACCACACCGATCACCAAATACAATTATCAGGTCAGGGATTTAAAAGAACTGCCAAGGGTCGTCAGCGAGGCATTCCATATTGCATCGACCGGACGTCCGGGACCGGTAGTGGTAGATATTCCGAAAGATATTTCGCAGACGGTCACGACTCGTAAAGATGAAACAACATCGTGCCATTTACCTGGTTATCAGCCGAACACGAAACCTAATCCGTTGCAAATTGTCAAATTGGCTGATGCCTTAAGCCGGTCAAGAAAACCGCTGATTCTCTCGGGTGCAGGTGTTGTATTTAGTGGAGCAGCTGATTTGTTAAGACAATTCGCTGAAAGAAACCAGCTGCCGGTGGCAAACACGTTGCATGGCCTTGGAAGTTTTCCGGGAACCCATGATTTGTCATTGCAGATGGCTGGTATGCACGGCAATTACACAGCCAACATGGCCATTTATGAATGCGACTTACTTATCAATATCGGGGCACGGTTTGATGATCGGCTTACCGGAAATCTGAAGCATTTTGCCCCAAATGCAAAAGTTGCCCATATCGATATTGATCCAGCTGAAATCGGCAAAAATGTTGAAACAGAAATACCGATTGTAGCAGACGCCGCCGAAGCGTTACGAGCGTTACTTGAAAAAGATATTACCACCCTTGAACACGATGCTTGGATAGATACGTTGGAACAGAACAAACGTGATTATCCACTGTGGTATGATCATGCCGAGGAATGTATATCACCGCAATGGCTAATAAAAGAAATATACCGCGAATCGGATGGGAAGGCAATTGTAACAACAGATGTCGGGCAGCATCAAATGTGGGCCGCTCAGTTTTACAAATTTGATCAACCCAAGCGTTGGGTCACTTCAGGCGGATTGGGAACAATGGGATTCGGTTTTCCGGCAGCAGTTGGAGCACAAATTGGTGCACCGGATGAACTTGTGGTTTCCGTTGTTGGGGATGGCGGTTTTCAGATGTCCAGTCAAGAGCTGTCAGTCATTAAGGAACGGCAGTTGCCCGTTAAAGTAATTATCGTCAATAACCAGTCACTTGGTATGGTGCGCCAATGGCAGGAAAAATTCTTCGATGAGCGGTATTCAGAATCAATTTTTTCAGAAAATCCCGATTTCGTAAAATTGGCCGAATGTTATGGCATACGCGGTATGCGGGTAGAGCAGGAAGCCGAATTACCAGGAGCGCTTGCAGAGGCTTTCCATCATGATGGCCCCGTTGTTGTTGATTGCCGTGTGGTCCAGATGGAATGCGTCTACCCGATGATTGCTCCGGGTAAGGGTATCCATGAAATGATAGGGGTGACAAAATGA
- a CDS encoding thiamine pyrophosphate-binding protein, protein MNTTKQKSFTSADVIVNELVQAGVEVVYGIVSIHNMPIYDAIVREGSIRVIAARGESGAVNMADGYARSTGKLGVVLTSTGAGAGNAAGALTESWNQGTPLLHITGEVAADYIGTGKRYIHECKDQLAMMEGASKRAHLLRQPNQTAALIQTAINEAATPPLGPVTISIPTDLQTAIIPENTMLTPDKAASGMTYDNHKDTIDLPDTLIEKIAQSKRPVIWAGGGVITSGASDELQQLVERLQPAVVTSESGKGSIPENHSLCIGNFTTETEVESLFQQSDLLISIGTRFRGEETNDWTIPLPNEHITINADPKSLYLNYTPSHALLGDAKQILQHLNHKLREKHITRDQAYLDEIKAIRNNVRTALQDAVAPYDAFADEMRHLMPDNAILVRDVTMPAYIWGNKLIETYAPRTSIFASGGGIGQGLPMAIGAQMADEDRTVVLMAGDGGFMVNAGELATAAQENLPLVIVLFHDGGYGILRYLQTAAYGRTRAVDLNYPDFAMMAASMGFTAEKVDSAETFGKAFDNAISQRKPTMIIVDMEAVGPTNKPYEESEAYIDSFRPGN, encoded by the coding sequence ATGAATACGACAAAACAGAAAAGCTTTACATCCGCAGACGTGATTGTTAACGAATTGGTCCAAGCTGGTGTAGAAGTTGTTTATGGCATTGTCAGCATTCATAACATGCCAATTTATGATGCAATCGTAAGGGAAGGCAGTATACGCGTTATTGCTGCACGAGGTGAGAGCGGTGCCGTCAATATGGCGGATGGCTATGCGAGGTCAACCGGAAAGCTCGGAGTTGTACTGACAAGCACGGGAGCTGGAGCTGGCAATGCGGCTGGCGCGCTGACGGAATCCTGGAACCAGGGTACACCACTATTACATATTACCGGTGAGGTCGCCGCTGACTATATCGGAACTGGCAAGCGGTACATTCATGAGTGTAAGGATCAGCTTGCCATGATGGAGGGTGCTTCTAAGCGAGCTCATCTACTAAGGCAACCAAATCAGACCGCTGCACTTATTCAAACAGCAATAAACGAAGCGGCAACTCCACCTTTAGGGCCGGTTACCATTTCCATTCCTACCGATTTGCAAACGGCCATCATTCCGGAAAACACGATGTTAACACCAGACAAAGCTGCCAGTGGCATGACATATGACAATCATAAGGATACGATTGATCTGCCGGATACATTAATCGAAAAAATTGCCCAATCCAAGCGGCCGGTTATTTGGGCTGGTGGTGGCGTAATTACCTCTGGTGCATCGGATGAGCTCCAACAATTGGTGGAACGTTTGCAGCCGGCAGTCGTCACTAGTGAATCAGGTAAAGGCTCCATTCCGGAAAACCATTCACTCTGTATTGGCAATTTCACCACCGAAACAGAAGTGGAATCACTGTTTCAGCAATCCGACTTGCTAATTAGCATTGGTACCCGTTTTCGCGGCGAAGAAACAAATGACTGGACAATACCACTGCCTAATGAACACATTACTATCAACGCTGATCCGAAAAGCTTGTATCTCAACTATACCCCGTCTCATGCACTTCTAGGAGACGCCAAACAGATTTTGCAACACCTTAACCATAAGCTAAGAGAAAAACATATCACGCGAGATCAAGCGTATCTGGACGAAATTAAAGCTATCCGAAACAATGTACGTACAGCACTACAAGATGCGGTAGCTCCATACGATGCATTTGCTGATGAAATGCGCCACTTGATGCCGGATAATGCAATCTTAGTTCGTGATGTAACGATGCCCGCCTACATTTGGGGGAACAAGCTGATTGAAACCTATGCGCCACGAACATCCATTTTCGCTTCCGGTGGTGGAATCGGTCAAGGTCTGCCAATGGCTATCGGGGCACAGATGGCTGATGAAGATCGTACGGTTGTGTTAATGGCTGGAGATGGCGGGTTTATGGTAAATGCCGGAGAACTTGCTACGGCCGCACAAGAAAATCTTCCTCTTGTCATTGTGTTGTTTCATGATGGTGGATATGGGATTTTGCGCTACTTGCAGACAGCAGCCTATGGCAGGACAAGGGCGGTTGATTTGAATTATCCGGATTTTGCCATGATGGCTGCGTCCATGGGCTTCACAGCAGAAAAGGTCGATTCCGCTGAAACCTTTGGTAAAGCATTTGATAATGCCATCAGCCAAAGAAAACCAACCATGATTATTGTCGATATGGAAGCAGTCGGCCCAACCAACAAACCATACGAAGAATCCGAAGCCTATATCGACTCCTTCAGACCCGGAAATTAA
- the ilvC gene encoding ketol-acid reductoisomerase, with product MSKVLYEKDIQKEVLQEKKVAIVGYGSQGHAHALNLRESGYDVIVGLRPGKSQQKAEEDGFDVFPVAEAVQKADVVMILLPDEHQPTVFEESIKPNLQPGNAVAFAHGFNVHFSQIVPPSNVDVFLVAPKGPGHLVRRTFEDGSGVPSLYGVYQDVTGKCKEVALAYAQGIGSARAGVLETSFQEETETDLFGEQAVLCGGMTSLVKAGFETLTDAGYQPEVAYFECLHEMKLIVDLMYEGGLENVRYSISDTAQWGDFVSGPRVINDETKARMQEILNEIQSGAFAKGWVLENQANRPEFNAINAREKKLQVEQVGRELRELMPFVKQPLQEEQKNKQKDVKAHVTN from the coding sequence ATGTCAAAAGTACTTTATGAAAAAGACATTCAAAAAGAGGTATTGCAGGAGAAAAAAGTGGCGATTGTCGGTTATGGATCACAAGGGCATGCACATGCCTTGAATCTAAGGGAAAGCGGTTATGATGTCATTGTCGGTCTCAGACCCGGAAAATCTCAACAAAAAGCTGAAGAAGATGGATTTGATGTTTTTCCAGTAGCCGAAGCCGTCCAAAAAGCGGATGTCGTTATGATATTACTGCCTGATGAGCACCAGCCAACTGTTTTTGAAGAAAGCATTAAACCAAATCTGCAACCTGGTAATGCAGTTGCTTTCGCACACGGCTTTAACGTTCATTTTTCCCAGATTGTTCCTCCGAGCAACGTAGATGTTTTTCTTGTTGCACCGAAAGGACCGGGCCATCTTGTTAGACGTACGTTTGAAGATGGTAGCGGTGTACCGTCCCTGTACGGTGTTTACCAGGATGTTACCGGCAAATGCAAGGAGGTCGCACTTGCTTATGCACAAGGCATCGGTTCAGCCAGAGCCGGCGTTCTTGAAACGAGTTTTCAGGAAGAAACGGAAACCGATTTGTTCGGGGAGCAAGCCGTTCTGTGTGGCGGTATGACCAGCCTTGTCAAAGCTGGCTTTGAAACATTAACTGATGCTGGATATCAACCGGAAGTAGCTTATTTTGAATGTTTGCATGAGATGAAACTCATTGTTGACCTAATGTATGAAGGCGGATTGGAAAATGTGCGCTACTCGATTTCAGATACCGCCCAGTGGGGTGACTTTGTTTCCGGTCCACGTGTTATTAATGATGAAACAAAAGCACGGATGCAGGAAATTCTTAATGAAATTCAGTCAGGTGCATTTGCTAAAGGATGGGTTTTGGAAAATCAGGCGAACCGGCCGGAATTCAACGCCATCAATGCTAGAGAGAAGAAACTGCAGGTAGAACAAGTTGGAAGGGAGCTGCGTGAGTTAATGCCTTTTGTGAAACAGCCGCTACAGGAAGAGCAAAAAAATAAGCAAAAGGATGTGAAGGCGCATGTCACGAATTAA